Proteins encoded within one genomic window of Enterococcus haemoperoxidus ATCC BAA-382:
- a CDS encoding nitroreductase family protein, with amino-acid sequence MIEEIMNARKSVREFEQDYIISDEILEELLEKSASAPSGHNLQSWRVAVIRDPKKREAIKKVGHGQPQITSSSALLVIFADTNSKANMEKIYSQDVASGFLPKEMLADKLTSSIEYYASQSQEYLTQTAIIDSSLFAMQLMLLAKDRGYDSVPMRGFSQAEIGQIINQPTNYLPIMLISIGKASQPAFDTSRLPVEAFTEFHY; translated from the coding sequence ATGATAGAAGAAATTATGAACGCAAGAAAATCAGTTCGAGAATTTGAACAAGATTATATTATCTCAGATGAGATCCTTGAAGAATTATTAGAAAAAAGTGCTAGCGCTCCATCCGGACATAATTTACAAAGTTGGAGAGTTGCCGTTATCAGAGACCCGAAAAAACGGGAAGCTATAAAAAAAGTGGGACATGGGCAACCACAAATAACATCCTCTTCTGCCTTATTGGTTATCTTTGCTGATACAAATTCTAAGGCTAACATGGAGAAAATATATTCCCAGGATGTCGCTAGCGGTTTCCTACCAAAAGAAATGTTAGCGGATAAATTAACTTCTTCAATTGAGTATTATGCGAGTCAAAGTCAAGAATACTTGACTCAAACGGCAATTATCGATAGTAGTTTATTTGCTATGCAACTGATGCTTTTAGCAAAAGATCGGGGTTATGATTCAGTTCCTATGAGAGGATTTTCTCAAGCTGAGATTGGTCAAATTATTAACCAACCAACTAATTATCTCCCAATCATGTTAATCAGTATAGGAAAAGCTAGCCAACCGGCATTTGATACTTCAAGATTACCAGTTGAAGCTTTCACCGAGTTTCATTATTGA
- a CDS encoding LLM class flavin-dependent oxidoreductase has protein sequence MRLSILDQLNVSTNSSSIETLHQAEEIALLADNLGYTRIWYSEHHGSDAMASATPEILVAHIASITERIRVGAGGIMMMHYSPLKIAETFKTLSALHPNRIDLGIGRAPGGNQLTTLALNPSMNNNLNLDDKLSEILMFMDDNFPEDHFYSRVSAVPREVIFPKIWLLGSGGASAKQAGLLGINYSFAQFISGPVNKDTLANYYDNFIPSIYQERPETNAAYFTVVADSKEEAEYRSASYQHFVFATERGLPNKFVSPEEALSYPYTEMEKADLEKNRSRFVIGDSKSVADYFRKEEELGVSEAMIIAAGYTIEDRKTTLRLLAKEML, from the coding sequence ATGAGACTAAGTATTTTAGATCAATTGAATGTGTCAACAAACAGCAGTTCAATTGAAACGCTACACCAAGCAGAAGAAATAGCATTATTAGCTGATAACTTAGGATATACACGTATTTGGTATTCAGAACATCACGGTTCTGATGCGATGGCAAGTGCTACTCCAGAAATATTAGTAGCCCACATCGCAAGTATTACTGAACGTATCCGTGTAGGAGCAGGAGGCATAATGATGATGCATTATTCACCTTTAAAAATTGCAGAAACATTCAAGACGTTATCAGCATTGCATCCTAACCGAATTGATTTAGGGATAGGCAGGGCTCCTGGAGGGAATCAATTAACTACATTAGCTTTAAATCCATCTATGAATAATAATTTAAATTTAGATGATAAATTATCCGAAATTTTAATGTTTATGGATGATAATTTCCCAGAAGATCATTTTTACTCTAGGGTTTCAGCTGTTCCTAGAGAAGTCATTTTTCCAAAAATATGGCTGTTAGGTTCTGGAGGTGCTAGTGCTAAGCAAGCAGGGCTCTTAGGAATTAATTATAGCTTTGCTCAATTTATAAGTGGTCCAGTAAATAAAGATACTTTAGCAAATTATTATGATAACTTTATACCTTCCATATATCAAGAACGACCTGAAACTAATGCTGCTTATTTTACAGTTGTGGCCGATTCTAAAGAAGAAGCGGAATATAGATCAGCAAGTTACCAGCATTTTGTATTTGCCACAGAAAGAGGCCTTCCAAATAAATTTGTGTCTCCAGAAGAGGCCTTAAGTTATCCATATACAGAAATGGAAAAAGCGGATTTGGAAAAAAACCGTAGTCGTTTTGTCATTGGTGATAGCAAATCTGTTGCAGACTATTTTAGAAAAGAGGAAGAGTTAGGGGTCAGTGAAGCTATGATAATAGCAGCAGGATATACCATAGAAGATCGTAAGACGACCCTTAGATTATTAGCAAAAGAAATGTTATAA
- a CDS encoding WxL domain-containing protein, whose protein sequence is MKKTILVTLLSASAMMLFATSADAKTFGDTTDVGVSFKSDEATIPGENQPFANNISLIWKPGNFEFGEQKAVGASATFNNISTDKQYLVVNDDRQLDSVPAWDLKAQLSDLTATDGTKLTSKLIYTLEDAQSYDIGEVDPNTNDFTPKNPASDSTVLGTLDPDSKIVLAGGKKSMTLEAGQTTAQAAIQKTEANAIKGGVATQIKDIKLVVTDPKADDAAGKAFTGTVNWTLDDLQP, encoded by the coding sequence ATGAAAAAAACAATTTTAGTTACTTTATTATCAGCATCAGCAATGATGTTATTCGCAACTTCAGCAGACGCTAAAACTTTTGGAGACACAACAGATGTTGGTGTTAGTTTCAAATCAGATGAGGCAACAATTCCTGGGGAAAACCAACCATTTGCAAACAACATATCATTAATTTGGAAACCAGGGAACTTTGAATTTGGGGAGCAAAAAGCTGTTGGAGCATCAGCAACTTTCAATAATATTAGTACAGATAAACAATATTTGGTAGTAAATGATGACAGACAATTAGATAGCGTGCCTGCTTGGGATTTAAAAGCCCAATTAAGCGATCTTACAGCAACTGATGGTACAAAACTAACATCTAAATTAATTTATACATTAGAAGATGCTCAATCATATGATATCGGTGAAGTTGATCCAAATACAAATGATTTTACACCAAAAAATCCAGCATCAGACAGCACTGTGTTAGGTACTTTAGACCCTGATTCCAAAATTGTACTTGCTGGTGGAAAAAAATCAATGACTTTGGAAGCTGGACAAACAACTGCACAAGCAGCTATCCAAAAAACTGAAGCAAACGCAATTAAAGGTGGAGTAGCAACTCAAATCAAAGATATTAAATTAGTTGTAACAGATCCTAAAGCAGATGATGCAGCAGGTAAAGC
- the serC gene encoding 3-phosphoserine/phosphohydroxythreonine transaminase, giving the protein MKTVYNFSAGPAVLPKSVLEKAQSELVNYENSGMSVMELSHRSSLFEAIIENAETLLRELMTIPDNYKVLFLQGGASMQFTMVPLNLAQNKKALYVNTGSWAKKAISEAKKLDNVDVQVIASSEDKNFTYIPEIRKEDIPQDAAYVHITTNNTIEGTTIYDLPDTGDVPIVADMSSNILSIDYNVSDFGLIYAGAQKNIGPAGLTVVIVREDLIGQADVLSAMLDYDIHAKNGSMYNTPPTYSIYMAKLVFEWIKEQGGVSQMEKQNKEKAAILYDEIDSSSLFSSPVNPKDRSINNIPFITGNDELDKKFNQEALAAGFENLKGHRSVGGMRASLYNAFPKAGVVALVDLMKKFEAENGGTK; this is encoded by the coding sequence ATGAAAACTGTTTACAATTTTTCAGCTGGTCCCGCCGTTTTACCTAAAAGTGTATTGGAAAAAGCACAATCCGAATTGGTGAATTACGAGAACAGCGGCATGTCCGTGATGGAGTTGAGTCACCGGTCCTCCCTTTTTGAAGCGATCATTGAAAATGCTGAAACCTTACTCAGAGAATTGATGACTATTCCTGATAACTATAAAGTGCTCTTTTTACAAGGTGGTGCCAGTATGCAATTTACGATGGTTCCTTTGAATTTAGCGCAAAATAAAAAAGCCCTGTACGTCAACACTGGTTCATGGGCAAAAAAAGCAATTAGCGAAGCAAAAAAACTCGATAATGTTGATGTTCAAGTGATTGCTTCAAGCGAAGACAAGAATTTCACTTATATTCCCGAAATCCGTAAAGAAGATATTCCTCAAGATGCAGCGTATGTTCACATTACAACAAACAATACGATAGAAGGTACAACGATTTATGATTTACCTGACACAGGTGACGTACCGATCGTTGCTGATATGTCGTCAAATATTCTATCGATCGACTATAACGTTTCTGATTTTGGGCTGATCTATGCAGGTGCACAAAAAAATATCGGGCCAGCAGGACTTACGGTTGTTATCGTTCGTGAGGATTTGATTGGGCAAGCGGATGTTCTTAGCGCGATGCTAGATTACGATATCCATGCAAAAAATGGCTCAATGTACAACACACCACCGACTTACAGCATTTATATGGCTAAACTTGTCTTTGAATGGATCAAAGAACAAGGTGGCGTCAGTCAAATGGAAAAACAAAACAAAGAAAAAGCAGCGATTTTATATGATGAGATAGACTCATCTAGCCTATTTTCTTCACCAGTAAATCCAAAAGACCGTTCAATCAACAATATTCCTTTCATTACTGGAAATGATGAACTAGATAAAAAGTTCAATCAAGAAGCCTTAGCAGCAGGATTTGAGAACTTAAAAGGCCACCGTTCTGTAGGAGGAATGCGTGCAAGTTTGTACAACGCATTCCCAAAAGCTGGCGTTGTCGCTTTAGTTGATTTAATGAAAAAATTTGAAGCAGAAAATGGAGGAACAAAATAG
- a CDS encoding sensor histidine kinase — protein sequence MLQFLDGILPAIRPFVPSFPLFFLLQIYLLIRKGYNWLTPAVISALEATLIIISWLLTCDLWTMLFLNHVFSAQIYSKFLIVMVVLQQILLFILIKVISYFDQKYRLIQMISLMRKKHFIWASIIFLLIAVLITAEQIFVTENYPVFYYLSLVMIFSFTFFLIGSSYFISKYYREKEHTQALSNAFKKEEARISLSDEFQHDYKNILISLTNYLEHGESEKAIALLKEITDYSTEVLNPNVFQAILLIEMPTIQGLLNNFINNCLEKNISVDLKVFNNITDINMETVDFVRSLSILLDNALEAAEKTDFPYILVSFSKDSNATTVIISNSFLPLDDKTYQSIFKKKFSTKDDHKGLGLHIFSKILKQYKNVDYTITKDNSMFTATLKIFSSTI from the coding sequence TTGCTACAATTTTTAGATGGGATTTTACCAGCTATACGTCCTTTTGTCCCAAGTTTTCCACTATTTTTTTTACTTCAAATTTATTTACTCATCCGTAAAGGGTATAATTGGCTGACTCCGGCAGTGATTAGTGCACTGGAAGCCACGCTCATTATTATTTCATGGCTACTTACTTGTGATTTGTGGACCATGTTATTTCTAAATCATGTATTCTCTGCTCAGATTTATTCTAAATTTTTAATAGTTATGGTTGTCTTACAACAAATTTTGCTGTTCATCTTGATCAAAGTGATTAGCTACTTTGATCAAAAATATCGTCTCATTCAAATGATTTCTTTAATGAGGAAAAAGCATTTTATTTGGGCATCGATTATTTTTTTACTTATCGCTGTTCTGATAACCGCTGAGCAAATTTTCGTCACAGAAAACTATCCTGTTTTTTATTATCTAAGCTTGGTCATGATCTTTAGCTTTACTTTTTTTCTAATCGGAAGCTCATACTTTATCAGTAAATACTACAGAGAAAAAGAGCACACTCAAGCTTTATCTAATGCTTTTAAAAAGGAAGAAGCACGAATTTCATTGTCTGATGAATTTCAGCATGATTATAAAAATATATTGATCAGTCTGACAAATTACTTAGAACACGGTGAATCTGAAAAAGCCATTGCTTTATTGAAAGAGATTACGGATTACTCCACGGAGGTTCTTAATCCCAACGTATTTCAAGCCATTCTATTAATTGAAATGCCTACAATTCAAGGGTTATTAAATAATTTTATTAATAACTGTCTTGAAAAAAATATTTCGGTTGATCTTAAAGTATTCAATAACATTACTGATATCAATATGGAGACTGTCGATTTCGTTCGCAGTTTATCGATTTTACTAGACAACGCCCTAGAAGCAGCTGAAAAAACAGATTTTCCATATATTTTAGTTAGTTTTTCAAAAGATTCTAATGCCACTACTGTGATTATATCTAACTCCTTCTTACCGTTAGATGATAAGACTTATCAATCGATATTTAAAAAGAAATTTTCTACTAAAGATGACCACAAAGGATTAGGTTTGCACATTTTTTCAAAAATTCTTAAACAGTATAAAAACGTTGATTATACAATAACGAAGGATAATAGTATGTTTACAGCTACTTTAAAAATTTTCTCATCTACAATATGA
- a CDS encoding winged helix family transcriptional regulator: MYHLGVISNEEMDQQLVEAFQKYDLNLVSLDETDIIQKTSDFDGILIKEDANQEISTTCEWIMKIKENSGTFTWVISEVATSTIRQIYLKIGADATFDKSHFPSEVILFIRNNLQRQEANKMLDQQNSEPHVSNGRMPLLKINPINRSLILYTKDSDKKEVGLTKNEYKLMELLCSQPGKVFNYEEINENIWGTSYQPTYQVANIIFHVREKIKNASADSSIIKTIQAKGYMVKQ, encoded by the coding sequence ATGTATCATTTAGGTGTCATTTCAAATGAAGAAATGGACCAACAGCTAGTTGAAGCATTTCAAAAATATGATCTTAATTTAGTAAGTTTAGATGAAACTGATATTATACAGAAAACTTCTGATTTTGATGGAATTTTAATTAAAGAGGATGCAAACCAAGAAATAAGCACCACTTGTGAATGGATTATGAAGATTAAAGAGAATAGCGGGACGTTTACTTGGGTTATTTCTGAAGTTGCTACCTCTACAATCAGACAAATATATCTGAAGATAGGAGCGGATGCTACGTTTGATAAGAGTCATTTTCCATCAGAAGTTATCCTCTTCATTCGTAATAATCTGCAGCGGCAAGAGGCAAATAAGATGCTGGACCAGCAAAATAGTGAGCCACATGTATCGAATGGACGGATGCCACTGTTGAAAATAAATCCAATAAATAGGTCACTGATTCTTTATACAAAAGACAGCGATAAAAAAGAAGTAGGCTTGACTAAAAATGAATACAAGTTAATGGAGTTACTTTGCAGTCAACCAGGAAAAGTATTTAATTATGAGGAAATCAATGAGAACATTTGGGGCACTTCATATCAGCCTACATATCAAGTAGCAAATATTATTTTCCATGTTAGAGAAAAAATAAAAAATGCATCGGCTGATTCAAGTATTATTAAAACGATACAAGCAAAAGGATACATGGTCAAGCAATGA
- a CDS encoding phosphoglycerate dehydrogenase, translated as MYDIKTFNAIAPVGLARFNEENFTINKTETPAGIILRSEKLHDYDFPASVLAVARAGAGTNNVPVKQCTEDGIVVFNTPGANANAVKELVIACLLLSVRPILKGSNWVQTLTGTDTEEQAEAQKKQFAGTELEGKKLGVIGLGAIGAMVANDAYRLGMEVTGFDPFVSVDTAWSISRRVKRAQSMEEVLKTCDFITVHVPLSENTHHLIGKEQLAQMKKNAVLLNFARGELVETDAVIEALAQEEISNFVTDFADERLLHNEKILVLPHLGASTEEAEINCAKMAARTLKKFLETGNIKRSVNFPTVEMAFNSPFRFAIIHRNVPNMLGQISTGIANLEINIDTMINRSRDDFAYTIVDISETDEAKINAAAEKIQAAENIIRVRTIKNTEAVSY; from the coding sequence ATGTATGATATTAAAACATTCAATGCGATTGCCCCAGTTGGTTTAGCACGTTTTAACGAAGAAAATTTTACGATCAATAAAACTGAGACACCTGCCGGCATCATATTACGTAGTGAAAAACTCCATGATTACGACTTTCCTGCTTCTGTTTTAGCTGTCGCTCGTGCTGGAGCTGGAACGAATAATGTTCCAGTCAAACAATGTACAGAAGATGGTATCGTTGTTTTTAACACCCCAGGTGCCAATGCTAATGCTGTAAAAGAGCTCGTTATTGCTTGTCTACTTTTATCTGTTCGTCCGATTTTAAAAGGTTCAAACTGGGTTCAAACACTGACTGGAACAGATACTGAAGAACAAGCGGAAGCGCAGAAAAAACAATTTGCTGGTACTGAATTAGAAGGTAAAAAATTGGGCGTGATCGGTCTTGGTGCAATCGGTGCTATGGTAGCAAACGACGCCTACCGTTTAGGCATGGAAGTAACAGGATTTGATCCTTTTGTTTCGGTTGATACCGCTTGGAGTATTTCACGTCGGGTCAAACGAGCGCAAAGTATGGAAGAAGTCTTGAAAACCTGTGACTTTATTACCGTTCACGTTCCTTTATCTGAAAATACCCATCACTTGATTGGTAAAGAACAACTGGCACAGATGAAAAAGAACGCTGTTTTGCTTAACTTTGCCCGTGGTGAATTGGTCGAAACAGACGCCGTGATTGAAGCCTTAGCGCAAGAAGAAATCAGTAATTTTGTAACAGACTTTGCCGATGAACGTCTATTACACAATGAAAAAATCTTAGTCTTGCCTCATCTAGGTGCCTCAACAGAGGAAGCAGAAATCAACTGTGCTAAAATGGCAGCTCGTACACTGAAAAAATTCCTAGAAACAGGGAATATCAAACGCTCTGTCAATTTTCCAACAGTTGAAATGGCCTTCAACTCGCCATTCCGTTTCGCGATTATACACAGAAATGTTCCCAATATGTTAGGTCAAATCTCAACTGGCATCGCAAATTTAGAGATCAATATCGATACGATGATCAACCGCAGCCGTGACGATTTCGCCTATACGATTGTCGATATTTCTGAAACAGATGAAGCAAAAATCAATGCCGCAGCTGAGAAAATCCAAGCGGCCGAAAACATCATCCGAGTCCGGACAATCAAAAATACTGAGGCGGTGAGTTACTAA
- a CDS encoding DUF896 domain-containing protein — translation MLPVLHKINKLAKKAREEGLTLNEERLRGELREEYLQTIRDQFNNTLMGVTIYDPIGDDVTPEKLKKEQKKYFGKKVGS, via the coding sequence ATGTTACCTGTTCTACATAAAATAAACAAATTAGCTAAAAAAGCAAGAGAAGAAGGATTAACCTTAAACGAGGAACGATTAAGAGGAGAATTACGGGAAGAATACTTACAAACTATCCGTGATCAATTTAACAACACTTTAATGGGTGTGACCATATATGATCCCATAGGTGATGATGTAACTCCAGAAAAATTAAAAAAAGAGCAAAAAAAATATTTTGGAAAGAAAGTAGGAAGTTAA
- a CDS encoding winged helix-turn-helix transcriptional regulator, whose translation MHASKKTSIMVALSAINGKWKLPIIEELFKETKRNGELMRSLEGITQRVLVNNLKELEDDGIINRKSYHEVPPRVEYTLSKKGIELYSSLISLCEWGKKFEEEKKSIEF comes from the coding sequence ATGCACGCTAGTAAAAAAACAAGTATTATGGTGGCATTATCTGCAATAAATGGAAAATGGAAACTTCCAATTATTGAAGAATTATTTAAAGAGACTAAACGAAATGGAGAATTAATGAGGTCTTTAGAAGGAATAACCCAACGTGTTTTAGTCAATAATTTAAAGGAATTAGAAGATGATGGTATAATAAATCGCAAATCGTACCATGAAGTTCCGCCTCGTGTTGAATATACATTGAGTAAAAAAGGGATAGAACTTTATAGCTCTCTTATTTCTCTGTGCGAGTGGGGAAAAAAATTTGAAGAAGAAAAAAAGAGTATAGAATTTTAA
- a CDS encoding LytR/AlgR family response regulator transcription factor, with amino-acid sequence MIKINIYILEDNNAYRNRIQQILQTYKSTLISLEFPTPHNHLNFMSELSSKKISDTDIFILDIDLKTNFTGIDVAKMIRERNKISPIIFLTSMTNQAIMVINESIQAKGYLVKEIHDDLILEANLFSLLSKLEQEILPKRDDKEILTLSTRNETMFFPYSDILYIESVKGTTGKVMVKTVNQNQLINWKIGNVKQHINQEYMYTGLQSFIINLENIHGFNRSCNAIIFKNSEQLLVGLKVFNKVVRAVKEYRDDFT; translated from the coding sequence ATGATAAAAATAAATATATACATTTTAGAAGATAACAATGCTTATAGAAATAGAATTCAGCAGATACTACAAACTTACAAATCAACTCTTATTTCTCTTGAGTTCCCAACACCTCATAACCATTTAAACTTTATGAGTGAGCTTTCAAGCAAAAAAATATCTGATACTGATATTTTCATCTTAGACATTGACCTTAAAACAAATTTTACGGGGATTGATGTTGCTAAAATGATCAGAGAAAGAAATAAAATTTCACCCATTATTTTTTTAACCAGCATGACAAATCAAGCTATCATGGTCATTAACGAATCTATTCAAGCAAAAGGCTACTTAGTAAAAGAAATCCATGATGATCTAATTCTAGAAGCAAATCTATTTAGTTTGCTCAGCAAATTAGAACAGGAAATCCTGCCCAAACGAGATGACAAGGAGATTTTAACTTTATCTACTCGCAATGAAACAATGTTTTTTCCCTACTCGGATATTCTTTACATCGAATCTGTGAAAGGCACTACAGGTAAAGTCATGGTAAAAACTGTTAACCAAAATCAACTGATTAATTGGAAAATCGGTAACGTAAAACAGCATATAAATCAGGAGTATATGTATACAGGTTTACAATCTTTTATAATAAATTTAGAAAATATACACGGCTTCAATCGGAGCTGTAATGCCATTATCTTTAAGAACTCTGAACAATTACTTGTGGGGCTAAAGGTTTTTAACAAAGTTGTCCGTGCAGTAAAGGAGTATCGAGATGATTTCACCTAA
- a CDS encoding DUF1015 domain-containing protein — translation MVMIHPFKSIRPATEFSEKIATLPYDVLNSAEARQLGENNPYSYLHIDKAEIDLPETLSPYDDQVYEKAASNLQAFLQKQWLIQDDQPRLYLYELTMNGRAQTGLVTCTSITDYTEGKIKKHEFTRPEKEVDRIRHIEACDANTSPIFLTYRKNEQIQTLMNDWKKSHGPVYDFTSFHEVTHRVWLIDKPEVIEQLVTTFAQEVAALYIADGHHRTESAVKVGQKKKDAHPEATDSAEFNYFLSVIFPKEELEILDYNRVVNVPIEADFFEQLEKSFTVAKTEAGKPAQPKTFGMYLAGQWYALTAKEAILSDDPVDGLDVSLLQNHVFAAIFDIQDVRTDKRIDFVGGIRGMTELEQLVDSGQWSAAFAIYPTTMDDLLNVADAGKIMPPKSTWFEPKLLSGLFVHDLETNNA, via the coding sequence ATGGTTATGATCCACCCTTTTAAAAGCATTCGTCCAGCTACTGAGTTCAGCGAAAAAATTGCTACATTACCTTATGATGTTTTAAATTCTGCAGAGGCGCGCCAACTAGGTGAAAATAACCCTTATTCTTACCTGCATATCGACAAAGCTGAAATCGATTTACCTGAAACACTTTCGCCTTATGACGATCAGGTTTACGAAAAAGCAGCAAGCAATTTACAAGCATTTTTACAAAAACAATGGCTGATCCAAGATGACCAACCGCGTTTATACCTTTACGAATTAACAATGAACGGCCGCGCTCAAACCGGTCTTGTAACGTGTACTTCAATCACTGATTACACAGAAGGTAAGATCAAAAAACATGAATTTACTCGACCAGAAAAGGAAGTCGATCGTATCCGTCATATTGAAGCATGCGATGCGAATACTAGCCCAATTTTTCTAACTTACCGTAAAAATGAACAGATCCAAACGTTAATGAACGACTGGAAAAAATCACATGGTCCTGTCTATGATTTTACTAGTTTTCATGAAGTTACTCACCGTGTTTGGCTTATAGATAAACCAGAAGTGATCGAACAACTCGTTACGACTTTTGCACAAGAGGTTGCGGCTTTATATATTGCAGATGGCCATCATCGGACGGAATCAGCGGTCAAAGTTGGTCAAAAGAAAAAGGATGCTCATCCTGAAGCCACCGATTCAGCAGAATTCAACTACTTTTTATCTGTGATTTTTCCTAAAGAAGAATTGGAAATTTTAGATTATAATCGTGTGGTGAATGTTCCCATCGAAGCTGATTTCTTCGAACAGTTGGAAAAGAGTTTCACTGTGGCAAAAACTGAGGCAGGAAAACCGGCTCAACCAAAAACATTTGGTATGTATTTGGCAGGTCAGTGGTACGCACTAACTGCTAAAGAAGCAATTCTATCTGATGATCCTGTTGACGGTTTAGATGTTTCTTTATTGCAAAATCATGTATTCGCAGCTATTTTCGATATTCAAGATGTGCGTACAGATAAACGGATCGATTTTGTCGGCGGTATTCGTGGAATGACAGAACTAGAACAACTGGTGGATAGTGGACAATGGTCAGCGGCATTTGCGATTTATCCAACGACGATGGATGATTTATTGAACGTTGCGGATGCAGGTAAAATCATGCCGCCAAAATCAACTTGGTTTGAACCTAAATTATTAAGTGGATTATTTGTGCACGATCTAGAGACAAATAACGCATAA
- a CDS encoding DUF916 and DUF3324 domain-containing protein, whose product MKKNRYVYLLFFLGLVLFTFPNQSHADEQSNLGYTVSAVRSAKQIDPEKTYFYLQTKPGEEEQLKVRVKSTQKEAVNLKIYVTDAYTGDSGTIEYTEDEKLFDSTLKAPISSMVQVETPSMKIENFEEKEATFKLTPPKDSYPGIKMGALVFELDNPEEKERVKTKFSYRVGLFTSESGDDYKDSKTLNLLDVKSTLKRGKKMVLASLQNPEPKVLSNLSVTAEVTEKGKQNVLKKIKVENYMLAPNSHFDFEMDWGTAAVRAGTYIVKMNANNSYNDWNFEKEFIISGEQAKKMNEDSGFKIITPNWMKLVAVLLLITTFVITGVLLNRRKKMEIQWKKYKKRKKRKKKKEGQ is encoded by the coding sequence ATGAAAAAAAACAGATATGTATACCTACTCTTTTTTCTAGGTCTAGTGTTATTCACATTTCCTAATCAGTCACATGCGGACGAACAATCAAATTTAGGATACACCGTTTCGGCCGTTCGTAGTGCAAAACAAATTGATCCTGAGAAAACATATTTTTATCTTCAAACGAAACCTGGTGAAGAAGAACAATTAAAGGTAAGAGTGAAAAGTACCCAAAAAGAAGCGGTTAATTTAAAGATCTATGTAACCGATGCTTATACGGGAGACAGTGGGACAATCGAGTATACGGAGGATGAAAAGTTATTTGATTCAACATTAAAAGCTCCAATAAGTTCTATGGTACAAGTAGAAACACCAAGTATGAAAATTGAAAATTTTGAAGAAAAAGAAGCTACATTTAAATTAACCCCACCCAAGGACAGCTATCCTGGAATTAAGATGGGCGCATTGGTTTTTGAACTAGATAATCCTGAGGAAAAAGAAAGAGTGAAAACTAAATTTTCTTATCGTGTTGGGCTATTTACGTCAGAATCTGGAGATGATTATAAAGATTCTAAGACGCTAAACTTATTAGATGTTAAGTCTACCTTAAAGCGTGGGAAAAAAATGGTGTTGGCCTCACTTCAAAATCCAGAACCGAAAGTTCTTTCAAATCTATCGGTTACAGCGGAAGTGACAGAGAAAGGAAAACAAAATGTTTTAAAGAAAATAAAGGTTGAAAACTATATGTTAGCCCCGAACAGTCATTTTGATTTTGAAATGGACTGGGGAACGGCAGCAGTTAGAGCAGGAACCTATATAGTAAAGATGAATGCAAATAATAGTTACAATGATTGGAATTTTGAAAAAGAGTTCATTATTTCTGGGGAACAAGCAAAAAAAATGAATGAAGATAGTGGATTTAAAATTATCACGCCTAATTGGATGAAATTAGTTGCAGTTCTTCTGTTAATAACAACATTCGTAATAACGGGAGTCCTTTTAAATAGAAGAAAAAAAATGGAAATCCAATGGAAGAAATATAAAAAAAGGAAGAAGAGAAAGAAAAAGAAAGAAGGCCAATAA